One Thiocapsa sp. genomic window, CCGACGGCGAGGAGTAACCCGTGAAGTGAACGGCAAAGGCTTCGGCGCTCGGTCATTTGAACAGATCCTCCGCGGCACGTTTCAGCGACTCCGGGTCGGTCGCCGCGCTCGGCGTCTCGACGGTTTGCGACGAGGGCGATCGCAGCAGAGGCTGGAACCAGTCGCAGAAGTTGGCCCGATCCTTCGCGATGACGCGATCCACCATCGGCTCCCGACACTCGTTGGGTCGTCCGGGCGCATAGTGCCGACAGTTGCGACAGCAATGGGTCGGTTTGTCGCATCCGGTGCAGCGCAGCTCTCGCCCGTAATCGAGCTTAGTCAGTCCCCGCCCGCAATTCCAGCAATGTCCTCTGATCTCCTCGCCCATGAGTCGCCTCGATCAAGCCCGATGATCGTGCCATTGTCCGCCGTCTTTCCGGATGCGGCCAGATCCGTATCGTCGGAATCCCGGTCGCGACTCGTGCTTCCGGGGCGGTGTCAGTCCCCCATGTTGCGCGGCCAAGGCGGGATCCGCCAATCCAGCCCCAACCCGAGCGCATCCGTGACGTTCATGACCCGGTCCGCCCAACGATGCCGCATCAAGCCGAGCAAGGGCGAGCCGATCAAGGTCAGCGCCAAGACGAGCCAGACATACTCCTGATGTTGCACCCAGAAGAGCGGGCGGCGATCGAGCAGCACGTCACGCAGCGTCCCGCCGCCGAACGCAGTCACGAA contains:
- a CDS encoding TRIC cation channel family protein gives rise to the protein MLTIIEIGAIIAFAVSGLIEAARRRMDIVGVFTVAFVTAFGGGTLRDVLLDRRPLFWVQHQEYVWLVLALTLIGSPLLGLMRHRWADRVMNVTDALGLGLDWRIPPWPRNMGD